A single Rhodothermales bacterium DNA region contains:
- a CDS encoding GNAT family N-acetyltransferase — protein MGHLRLAGPADLAGMQALIPLSVRGLSPGFYSDEQIEQAIVEIFGVDTQLLEDRTYFVVTDGDAIVGCGGWSRRKTLYGGDQMKGEEDPLLDPARDAARIRAFFVHPGHARRGIGGALMRASESAVREAGFRALELVATLPGEPLYAAYGFAATRRYETVLRGGVHLPLVAMRKELG, from the coding sequence ATGGGACACCTCCGACTCGCCGGCCCCGCGGACCTCGCCGGCATGCAGGCGCTGATCCCGCTGTCCGTCCGCGGCCTGAGTCCGGGATTCTATTCGGATGAGCAGATCGAACAGGCGATCGTGGAGATTTTCGGCGTCGACACGCAACTGCTCGAAGACCGGACCTACTTCGTGGTGACCGACGGCGATGCGATCGTGGGATGCGGCGGATGGAGCCGGCGCAAGACGCTCTATGGCGGCGATCAGATGAAAGGCGAGGAGGATCCGCTGCTCGATCCGGCCCGGGACGCCGCGCGGATCCGGGCGTTTTTTGTGCATCCGGGCCACGCGCGCCGGGGCATCGGCGGCGCCCTCATGCGCGCCAGCGAGTCGGCGGTGCGGGAGGCCGGCTTCCGCGCGCTCGAACTGGTCGCCACCCTGCCCGGCGAGCCGCTCTATGCCGCCTACGGCTTCGCCGCGACGCGGCGGTACGAGACGGTCTTGCGAGGCGGAGTCCACCTGCCGCTGGTGGCCATGCGGAAAGAACTCGGATGA
- a CDS encoding NAD(P)/FAD-dependent oxidoreductase codes for MDSLTSPIIETHALVIGAGAAGLAVGACLLKKHIPHIILERSDRAGSAWERRYDRLHLHTHRDFSALPYLPFPKETPRYPGRREVAAYLQHYARTFRLEPRFGQEVLDARPEGGHWIVTTADTRYRARALVVATGQSHTPYRPEWPGMDGFPGTILHSAEYANGSVFKGTRALVVGFGNSAGEIAIDLHEHGARVSMAVRGAVNVSPRDMLGMSTHSIAVMLSPLPAPLADRLTKTLPRLVMGDLTRYGIHRLPYGGMIQIEKDRTTPLLDIGTVDLIKQGAITVYPGLDRFEGDTVVFADGRRAAFDVILLGTGFRQNLASFLHEADAALDENGDARTSGEESAVPGLFFCGFRNARGGLLREAGREAKRIAEQIETLVSKG; via the coding sequence ATGGACTCGTTAACGTCCCCGATCATCGAAACCCACGCCCTCGTCATCGGCGCCGGCGCTGCCGGCCTCGCCGTGGGCGCGTGCCTGCTCAAAAAACACATCCCGCATATCATCCTCGAACGCAGCGACCGTGCGGGGTCGGCCTGGGAGCGGCGATACGACCGCCTGCATCTCCACACCCACCGCGACTTCTCGGCGCTGCCCTATCTCCCTTTCCCGAAAGAGACGCCCCGCTACCCGGGCCGCCGCGAGGTGGCCGCCTACCTGCAGCACTATGCCCGCACGTTCCGGCTCGAACCGCGTTTCGGGCAGGAAGTGCTCGACGCCCGCCCCGAGGGCGGCCACTGGATCGTCACCACCGCGGACACCCGCTATCGCGCGCGCGCACTGGTCGTGGCGACGGGCCAGAGCCATACCCCGTATCGTCCGGAATGGCCCGGCATGGACGGTTTCCCGGGTACGATCCTCCACAGCGCCGAATACGCCAACGGCAGCGTGTTCAAGGGGACGCGCGCGCTGGTGGTGGGCTTCGGCAATTCGGCCGGCGAGATCGCCATCGACCTGCACGAACATGGGGCCCGGGTGTCAATGGCGGTGCGGGGCGCGGTGAACGTGTCGCCGCGTGACATGCTGGGGATGTCGACCCATTCGATCGCGGTGATGCTCAGTCCCCTGCCGGCGCCCCTCGCCGACCGCCTCACCAAAACGCTGCCCCGGCTCGTCATGGGCGACCTCACGCGCTACGGCATCCACCGGCTGCCGTACGGGGGGATGATTCAGATCGAAAAGGACCGGACGACGCCGCTGCTCGATATCGGCACCGTCGATCTGATCAAGCAGGGCGCCATCACCGTGTATCCCGGTCTCGATCGGTTCGAGGGCGACACCGTCGTGTTCGCCGATGGCCGGCGCGCCGCGTTCGACGTGATCCTGCTCGGCACCGGTTTCCGGCAAAACCTCGCGTCCTTTCTCCATGAGGCCGACGCCGCGCTGGACGAAAACGGCGATGCGCGCACGAGCGGCGAGGAGTCGGCCGTCCCGGGGCTGTTTTTCTGCGGCTTCCGGAATGCGCGGGGCGGGTTGCTGCGCGAGGCCGGCCGCGAGGCGAAGCGCATCGCGGAGCAGATCGAGACTTTAGTATCGAAGGGTTGA
- a CDS encoding glycoside hydrolase family 2 TIM barrel-domain containing protein yields MFSIRLLLAGITFLFAGAALAQTTIPLPEHPRPDFERPQWLNLNGSWSFRFDAEDAGLADGWHTGGVAFPLTINVPFPWGSNLSGVPDGADIGWYARDLTAPADWAGQRVFLVIGAADYHTTIWLDGHQVGEHEGGYTPFSAELTAHLRPGSAQRLVVRVDDVRRDHQLYGKQGYGNARGIWQTPYLEVRGRTPAEFVHFAPDIDRDRVTATVRLLEPASSPVAVVVDFTDPSVPDAQFSVPAGAREASLVIPIPHPHRWSLDDPHLYDVDVRVGEGDQADRVRTYFGMRKISVMDMPGTDYRYVALNDEPVYLQLALDQAYHPDGFYTFPSDDFIRDEVLRSRQIGLNGMRVHVKVALPRKLYWADRLGVLIMADLPNSWGEPVDIQKQEVERSLEWMMQRDFNHPSIFAWVPFNETWGLFTKAGDREIYTPETQAWVASVYDQAKRRDPTRLVEDNSVCCHRGHTRTDINSWHSYLPGWAWVDSLAAVSKGTYPGSTWNFEPGYRQDRQPNINSEFGNVWGYEGSTGDVDWTWDYHRAIDAFRRFPRVAGWLYTEHHDVINEWNGYWRFDRSEKITGLDAFVDGMSLRDFHAPIYVAPETPLSQDAAAGARVEVPLVASFMTGRDYGEELVLRSRWFAWDALGNEVPLGEQTRRFAYRPWMQGSIGSVAGTMPAGPAVVVLALTVEDAAGAVLGRNFSTFVVSGAPPQTMTVDGRRTRLLRVAAKDLAESDWSVKQWDVLDGLKVNGAGAGHFSYRLAWPADLKPTDVEGATFLVEASAKQLFGKDRDNAAAMSGDYMLGGGTFDPSRNPNAYPMTDTQRYPSSVRVLVNDVPAGVYELPDDPADSRGVLSWHNQLKDRKLREAGSYGYRLAVTIPPDALAKAAEEGAVRIRLEVDDALPGGLAIYGARFGRYPLDPTVALTLK; encoded by the coding sequence ATGTTTTCGATTCGCCTCCTTCTTGCTGGCATCACGTTCCTTTTTGCCGGCGCCGCGCTGGCGCAAACCACCATCCCGCTTCCCGAACACCCCCGACCCGACTTCGAGCGGCCGCAATGGCTCAATCTGAACGGCTCCTGGAGCTTTCGTTTCGACGCCGAGGACGCCGGCCTCGCCGACGGCTGGCACACGGGAGGCGTCGCTTTTCCGCTCACGATCAACGTGCCCTTCCCCTGGGGCTCGAACCTGTCGGGTGTGCCCGATGGCGCCGACATCGGCTGGTACGCGCGGGACCTCACCGCGCCGGCCGACTGGGCCGGCCAGCGGGTTTTCCTCGTCATCGGCGCGGCCGATTATCACACGACGATCTGGCTCGACGGCCACCAGGTCGGCGAGCATGAAGGCGGCTATACCCCGTTTTCGGCGGAGTTGACGGCGCACCTCCGGCCGGGCAGCGCGCAGCGGCTCGTGGTACGCGTGGACGATGTCCGTCGCGACCACCAGCTCTACGGCAAGCAGGGCTACGGCAACGCCCGCGGCATCTGGCAGACGCCGTATCTGGAAGTGCGCGGCCGCACGCCGGCCGAGTTCGTGCATTTCGCGCCGGACATCGACCGCGACCGGGTCACCGCGACGGTGCGCCTGCTGGAGCCGGCATCCTCGCCGGTGGCGGTCGTCGTGGATTTTACGGATCCCTCGGTGCCCGACGCGCAGTTCTCCGTGCCCGCCGGCGCCCGCGAAGCCTCGCTCGTCATCCCCATCCCCCATCCTCACCGCTGGTCGCTCGACGATCCGCATCTGTACGATGTGGACGTGCGCGTCGGTGAGGGCGATCAGGCCGACCGGGTCCGCACCTATTTCGGGATGCGGAAGATCTCGGTGATGGACATGCCGGGCACGGATTATCGCTACGTGGCGCTCAACGACGAGCCGGTTTATCTCCAGTTGGCGCTCGATCAGGCCTACCATCCCGACGGCTTTTACACGTTCCCGTCGGACGACTTTATCCGCGACGAAGTGCTCCGTTCCCGCCAGATCGGTCTGAACGGGATGCGCGTGCACGTCAAGGTGGCCCTGCCGCGCAAGCTGTACTGGGCCGACCGCCTCGGCGTGCTCATCATGGCCGATCTGCCCAACAGCTGGGGCGAGCCGGTCGACATCCAGAAGCAGGAAGTCGAACGCTCGCTCGAATGGATGATGCAGCGCGACTTCAACCATCCGTCCATCTTTGCTTGGGTGCCGTTCAACGAAACCTGGGGGCTTTTTACAAAAGCCGGCGACCGCGAGATCTACACCCCCGAAACGCAGGCGTGGGTGGCCAGCGTCTACGATCAGGCCAAGCGCCGCGACCCCACCCGGCTCGTCGAGGACAACTCGGTATGCTGCCACCGGGGCCATACCCGCACGGACATCAACTCCTGGCACTCCTATCTCCCCGGATGGGCGTGGGTAGACAGCCTCGCCGCCGTCAGCAAGGGTACCTATCCCGGGTCGACCTGGAACTTCGAGCCGGGCTACCGGCAGGATCGCCAGCCGAATATCAACAGCGAGTTCGGCAACGTGTGGGGATATGAGGGGAGCACCGGGGATGTCGACTGGACGTGGGATTACCACCGGGCGATCGACGCCTTCCGGCGTTTTCCGCGCGTCGCCGGCTGGCTCTATACCGAGCATCACGACGTGATCAACGAGTGGAACGGCTACTGGCGGTTCGACCGGTCGGAGAAAATTACCGGCCTGGACGCGTTTGTCGACGGGATGAGCCTGCGCGATTTTCACGCGCCGATTTATGTCGCCCCCGAGACGCCGCTGTCGCAGGACGCCGCCGCCGGCGCCCGCGTCGAGGTGCCGCTCGTGGCCTCGTTCATGACGGGGCGCGACTATGGGGAGGAGCTCGTCCTCCGTTCGCGCTGGTTTGCGTGGGATGCGCTCGGCAACGAAGTGCCGCTCGGCGAACAGACGCGGCGCTTCGCCTACCGGCCCTGGATGCAGGGATCGATCGGCTCCGTCGCCGGCACGATGCCCGCCGGCCCCGCCGTCGTGGTCCTCGCCCTGACGGTCGAAGACGCCGCCGGCGCGGTGCTCGGTCGCAACTTCTCGACCTTTGTCGTCTCCGGCGCGCCGCCACAGACGATGACGGTCGACGGCCGGCGGACGCGGCTCCTCCGCGTCGCCGCGAAGGATCTGGCCGAGAGCGACTGGTCGGTCAAGCAGTGGGACGTGCTGGATGGCCTCAAGGTCAACGGCGCCGGCGCGGGGCACTTCAGCTACCGGCTGGCCTGGCCCGCGGATCTCAAGCCGACCGATGTCGAGGGCGCGACGTTTCTGGTGGAAGCGTCGGCGAAACAGCTCTTCGGGAAAGACCGCGACAACGCCGCCGCCATGAGCGGCGACTACATGCTCGGCGGCGGCACCTTCGACCCGAGCCGCAACCCGAATGCCTACCCGATGACGGACACGCAGCGCTACCCGAGTTCCGTGCGTGTGCTCGTCAACGACGTGCCGGCCGGTGTCTACGAGCTTCCCGACGACCCGGCCGACTCCCGCGGCGTGCTGTCGTGGCATAACCAGCTCAAGGACCGCAAGCTGCGCGAGGCCGGGTCGTACGGGTATCGCCTCGCCGTCACCATCCCCCCGGATGCGCTCGCGAAAGCCGCCGAGGAAGGCGCCGTCCGCATCCGTCTTGAAGTCGACGACGCGCTCCCGGGCGGGCTGGCGATCTACGGGGCCCGGTTCGGCCGGTATCCGCTGGATCCCACCGTGGCGCTGACCCTGAAATAA